ACAGAAATAACAAATCAATCTTCAACCCAAACTTCTCTTTTTTGAAGACTCTTCAGTAATCAGCAAGTGGGTGGCAGAGATTCAAGAGaagaacaaggaaaaataaaagggcGAAGAAGACCAAAAGGCTTTCATATCATAGGCAAGGGTGGCGGTGGTGAAATTTGGAGAGGAGAGGAGGATGACAGACCGACTCGAGGACGAGGGAGGAGATGGCCACGGAAGGTCAAAGTTAAGCACGGTCTTTTGTTGCTTTGACCAGATATTCCCAACCGGGTTTCAACCTTTTTGAAGATGTATACCGCGAAAAAtataaaagggataatttcagaatcCTTGGGCAAGAACTTTGAAAAATGAGAGGATATAAAGTCCCTTCTGAATTTACTTTTTCCTTGTGGGAATCTGGATTGTCATAAcacattaattttatttttaaatttttataaactTAGTTGATACGGTTCTTTAATTGAAATTTGAGAGTTGATAATGAAGTCAAAAGGCCCTTTAATAGCTTTTTATGTCATTGGTTTGGACAAGAAATATTTACAATTATAAATAATTCACAACACATATAAAAACAACTTGAAATGTTttataataagaaaaataatattttgtaaCAACTTGAAAGTAtcaaaaacaagtttatatataatttttaatatttttttattcttctaGTTTTCAAGCCTTCGATCTGaacaaaaaaattagaaaattcagAAAATGTAAACGATTTACAGAACTCCTTAAATTAACTCAATACATATTacagtaaagaaaataatactttCATTTCTTGCAAAAActttaaataaattttgaaatattaccTCTTTGTATCTCAAAGCGCGCTATATCTTGTCTTATTATTCGAAttaaactttcatgtttttgaattttgtttttgaattaTTACTAATATATTCAAGTATTTTAGACTTTCATGTTGTGAATTCcagtcactttttttttttttttttgtaggtgaacttaaaaaaaaaaaagagggggagGGGGGGATTCTTCTAACAAAGAAATTAACAACACCATCATATGTATCTTAAAGGGAAAACTTTTTAATAGTTAAGGCTTAAAGTAAATACTACCAGTCAAGGAAAGAGTGAAAGCAATCATcgaaaaatgattttttaatAGTCTACAATACATCGACCACATGACAAAGATGTAATACGCGCCAAAGTTTTATAAAAGTATTTTCACCTCAGTACCTACCAACCGAATACATACTTCTAAGCCACGCAGGGCAACAAATTCAATGCCACGATCCTTTCAAAATCCCTGCAACCTTCctcctatatatatatggtgTTGAGTTCCCTGTATAAAAACCTGTATCCGTTGGGGTGGTGataatataagaaaataaagATACTAAATTTTGCCCTGTATATATGGATTTTAATGTGACAAGATCAGGTCATGGGCTGGTTCCGCCTTCACAGCCAACGCCATCTGCTGAAGTTCTTGATCTCTCAGTTATTGATAGACAGCCAGTCCTACGTTGTAATGCTCGAACCCTGCATGTATTCAGCCATGGAAGTGCAGCTACAGCAGCAGCAGCCAGTCCAGCTCAAGTCATTCGACAGGCTTTTGCCAAGGCATTGGTCCCTTATTATCCTTTGGCTGGAAGGCTGAAATTAGGTTCGACCGACCACCCAAGGCTTCAGATTGAGTGTTCTGGAGAAGGGATTTGGTTGGTGGAGGCTAATGCTGATTGTAGCCTTGCagaattggattattttgaacATGTGATGTCCATTTCCATTGATACAATTGATCGACTTCtaccacctcctcctcctccagctGATGGTCTACATCCACTCGTCCTAGTGCAggtaatttaattgcaaatgaaGTTTAATCAAGAGATTAATTAGGGATCCAAATGAAATTCATCAGGTTAAGTCACTTCGGAATTTTGACTAAATTCGTCAATTTACGTCGTCATATTCACGCTTTGTTGTAAATTCTTGACGATTCAGTTATCATTTTGGCGAATTGCTTCAAATCCAGCTCAAGTAGTAGCGGGAAAATCAACCAACCGAGCATGAGATTCTCAATTCGACTTTTAAGTTGGAATCCTTCCCCTTTCACCCAGCCCATTTGTAAaacctcaaaaaaaaagaaaagaaattttttttttacctgaaATCTTACTCTACACATTAAGGTGTCATGTCAATGAttttaaaagtttaaaaaagCTTTCAATTAAGTAGAGAAATATGATTGAGGAAccaatttgaaaatattttcttttttctactgAAATACTTTTtggattttattattattttttttttactgctaCGATTTCCAGATAACACAATTTTCATGCAACGGGTTCGTGATGGGCCTGACATTCTGCCACGCAATTTGTGATGGGCTGGGAGCTGCACAATTCGTGAAAGCAGTCGGTGAGATGGCCAGAGGAGCTGAGAAGCCCAGCATCGCACCATCATGGAACAGGGATTTGATCCAATCTCCATCACTTGAAACTCATCTCAGATCATTCCGCAGCATCCTGCCACCCCTTCCCCCACCTATTCCTCCATACCAATTGGAACATGTTACCTTGGACATGCCCTCGGATGAAGTCAACAGgcaaaaacaaaaattccaaaatcAAACAGACGGCCAAAAATGCTCCGCCTTCGACATAGTAGCAGCCAATTTTTGGAGGCATCGAACGCGCGCCATTAGCGACAGCTTGAAGGAGAATGACGAATTGAAGCTCGTCTTTTTTGCAAATTGTCGTCACCACTTGAGCCAACCCCTTCCCCGAGGCTTCTACGGTAACTGTTTTTTCCCAGTTACCGTTACAGCCTCGTGCGGAATGCTCAAACGGGCATCCATGGTGCGTGTGGTGAAAAATATTCAAGAGGCCAAGGCCGGTCTAGCAAGCGAATTTGCCAAGTGGATGAACGGTGGGGTCCAGGATGTGGACCCCTTTTTACCCCCTCCTCTCTATACAACATTGTTCCTTTCGGAGTGGGGCCGGCTTGGTTTTAACGAAGTTGACTATGGATGGGGCCCCCCTGTCCAGGTTGTTCCGATACAGGGCTCCGGCGTCATTCCTGTTGGCATTGTGGGTTCCTTACCTTCTTCCAAGGGACCAGGCATCCGGCTTATGACGTGGTGCGTCCAGAAGGCCCATCTCCAGCCCCTGGCTAGCTGGTCCACGGGCCTGGATGACTGACTAATGAAGATTAATCAAAATGCTCAAAATGATTATAAACGTACCGCACGGGATTAAAAAGAG
The genomic region above belongs to Coffea arabica cultivar ET-39 chromosome 7c, Coffea Arabica ET-39 HiFi, whole genome shotgun sequence and contains:
- the LOC113698555 gene encoding acyl transferase 4, with product MDFNVTRSGHGLVPPSQPTPSAEVLDLSVIDRQPVLRCNARTLHVFSHGSAATAAAASPAQVIRQAFAKALVPYYPLAGRLKLGSTDHPRLQIECSGEGIWLVEANADCSLAELDYFEHVMSISIDTIDRLLPPPPPPADGLHPLVLVQITQFSCNGFVMGLTFCHAICDGLGAAQFVKAVGEMARGAEKPSIAPSWNRDLIQSPSLETHLRSFRSILPPLPPPIPPYQLEHVTLDMPSDEVNRQKQKFQNQTDGQKCSAFDIVAANFWRHRTRAISDSLKENDELKLVFFANCRHHLSQPLPRGFYGNCFFPVTVTASCGMLKRASMVRVVKNIQEAKAGLASEFAKWMNGGVQDVDPFLPPPLYTTLFLSEWGRLGFNEVDYGWGPPVQVVPIQGSGVIPVGIVGSLPSSKGPGIRLMTWCVQKAHLQPLASWSTGLDD